The Sphingobacterium bambusae genome includes a window with the following:
- a CDS encoding SusC/RagA family TonB-linked outer membrane protein, translating into MKKTTNFSGRVSFYPKNPLKHALWISGALLLIGNYALAASHPTTIAANHSKNTNVFQQKTIRGSVIDAGSKTPLAGVTLKVVGKATATSTDENGVFELNVAVNDVIEVNYIGYQTNRVTVLANTTSLNIELTADNSNLEEVLVTGYGTQRKKDLTGAVAVVNVEQLKTQPAATAVEALQGRATGVQIVNDGAPGSTPQIKIRGYSTINNNEPLYIIDGVPFEGKLSWLNQNDIETMQVLKDASAASIYGSRANNGVVIITTKTGKEGKPQIAFDSYVGLQTPRFNTFPKMMTPQQVYDLNNRLSGTNLSLPDYLLAGELGREDVATMTPADYDMSRYNYSRNPSTFYQITKANKEGTNWFRELSQNAPTQSYQLSANGGGENATYAVSVGHLKQKGAIIHSGFERFNVRSNTVFKAFNGKLRIGENMQYSFTRGFGVGVNPNTAGGYMEEGSILGFAFRIQNIIPVYDEGGNFAGSKGGWGNGQNPVAMAYRGKDDVNKTNMFFGNAYTEYDILDGLTFRSSFGMKYENYTGIDLTYPNPEFSEGSFNNGMREYAGFNTEWTWTNTLNYRKIIDKHNINILAGTEAIDNRTRDLSANRNGFFLLSSLDYFYLDAGTTNFGNTGSGTLGALFSIFGKVDYSFDDRYILSATVRRDGSSNFGQANQYGVFPGVSGAWRLSSEEFLKPVTWITDLKLRAGYGITGNQRIPPLQFMNRYTSIINESSYPINGTVATGIWQSDYANPDVKWEQVNALNLGIDFTLFNGDFDGAFDYYDKRTKDMLFRVPLPAAAVGRARAPYVNVGNMSNKGVELALGYHYGYRQESDFKLDLAGTISRNVNRVESLAPSISSQIYGNFRSMETTILRAGEQFGAFYGYQVAGIYQSDNDVSTSPSYAGARPGGLKFADVNGDGVINDADRTIIGSPHPDFIYSLAINTAYKNFDFSMFFYGSQGNDVYDATRYYTDFSVFSGQKSARLIDSWSPENPGSSVPSPTLNASTFEYASSSYYVQDASFLKLRTMQLGYNLPVKNLFGQDTSVSRLRVYLGVNNVFTITKYDGLDPEVTATPSDYPALGVDFGSYPQARQYTFGVSLGF; encoded by the coding sequence ATGAAAAAAACGACCAATTTTTCTGGAAGGGTATCCTTTTATCCTAAAAATCCGCTAAAACATGCGCTATGGATCTCCGGTGCGTTGCTTTTAATCGGGAATTATGCGTTGGCAGCTAGTCATCCAACTACCATAGCTGCTAACCATAGTAAAAATACCAATGTTTTTCAGCAAAAAACCATTCGCGGTAGCGTGATAGATGCCGGATCTAAGACCCCGCTTGCCGGTGTAACGTTGAAGGTAGTTGGGAAAGCTACTGCTACTTCTACGGATGAAAATGGCGTCTTTGAACTGAATGTAGCGGTAAATGACGTTATTGAAGTAAACTATATCGGTTACCAAACAAATCGGGTGACTGTGTTGGCCAATACGACAAGCCTGAATATAGAATTGACTGCCGATAACAGCAATTTAGAAGAGGTATTGGTAACGGGATATGGCACGCAGCGTAAGAAAGATTTGACCGGTGCCGTGGCGGTGGTTAACGTAGAGCAACTAAAAACACAACCTGCTGCAACAGCCGTAGAAGCCTTGCAAGGACGTGCTACCGGTGTGCAGATCGTGAATGATGGTGCTCCAGGATCTACTCCTCAAATTAAAATTCGCGGTTATAGTACGATCAATAACAATGAGCCATTGTATATTATCGATGGTGTGCCTTTTGAAGGTAAGCTAAGCTGGCTCAACCAGAATGATATTGAGACCATGCAGGTATTGAAAGATGCTTCTGCGGCTTCCATCTATGGTTCTCGGGCGAACAACGGCGTTGTGATCATCACCACGAAAACAGGAAAAGAAGGTAAACCGCAAATTGCCTTTGATTCTTACGTCGGACTACAAACACCGCGCTTCAATACTTTTCCAAAAATGATGACACCACAACAGGTGTACGATCTGAACAACCGCTTGTCGGGCACCAACCTGAGCTTGCCGGATTACTTGCTTGCGGGCGAGCTAGGTAGGGAGGATGTCGCCACGATGACGCCTGCAGATTACGATATGTCGCGATACAACTACTCGCGAAATCCAAGCACTTTCTACCAAATCACGAAAGCAAATAAAGAAGGAACCAATTGGTTTCGTGAACTCTCCCAAAACGCGCCCACACAAAGTTATCAGCTAAGCGCTAACGGAGGTGGAGAAAATGCGACTTATGCCGTATCCGTGGGGCATTTAAAACAGAAGGGAGCGATCATCCATAGCGGATTCGAACGCTTCAACGTACGCTCCAACACCGTGTTTAAGGCATTTAATGGTAAGTTGCGTATTGGTGAAAACATGCAATATAGCTTTACCCGCGGCTTTGGTGTAGGGGTTAATCCTAATACGGCCGGGGGATACATGGAAGAAGGAAGTATCCTTGGTTTCGCTTTCCGGATTCAGAACATTATTCCGGTTTATGATGAAGGTGGAAATTTTGCTGGATCGAAGGGCGGATGGGGTAATGGACAAAACCCTGTTGCTATGGCCTATCGTGGAAAAGATGATGTCAATAAAACGAATATGTTTTTCGGAAATGCCTACACCGAATATGATATTTTGGATGGACTGACCTTCCGTAGCAGTTTTGGTATGAAGTATGAAAACTATACCGGTATTGATCTTACTTATCCTAACCCAGAGTTTTCCGAAGGCTCATTCAATAACGGGATGCGCGAGTATGCTGGATTCAACACGGAGTGGACGTGGACAAATACCCTAAACTATCGCAAGATCATCGATAAGCACAACATCAATATCTTGGCCGGTACGGAAGCTATCGACAACCGTACACGTGATCTGTCTGCTAACAGAAATGGTTTCTTCTTACTGAGCAGTTTAGATTACTTCTATCTTGATGCAGGAACGACCAATTTTGGAAATACGGGATCGGGAACGTTAGGAGCACTTTTCTCTATTTTTGGAAAGGTAGACTATAGCTTTGACGATCGATATATCTTAAGTGCTACGGTGCGTCGAGATGGATCGTCTAACTTCGGACAGGCTAACCAATATGGTGTGTTTCCGGGCGTAAGTGGTGCATGGAGGCTATCGAGTGAAGAGTTTTTGAAACCCGTCACTTGGATAACCGATCTTAAACTCCGCGCAGGTTACGGTATTACGGGTAACCAACGTATCCCGCCCTTACAGTTTATGAATCGCTACACGTCCATTATAAATGAATCTTCTTATCCGATCAATGGTACCGTAGCTACTGGTATCTGGCAGAGTGATTATGCAAATCCAGATGTTAAATGGGAACAAGTGAATGCCTTAAACCTTGGTATCGACTTCACCCTATTTAATGGAGATTTCGATGGAGCATTTGACTATTACGACAAGCGCACGAAAGATATGTTGTTTCGTGTTCCTTTGCCAGCCGCGGCAGTTGGACGAGCAAGAGCTCCTTACGTAAATGTCGGTAACATGAGTAATAAAGGGGTGGAATTGGCGCTAGGCTACCACTACGGCTATCGCCAAGAAAGTGATTTCAAGCTTGATCTTGCCGGTACCATTTCACGCAACGTCAATCGCGTGGAATCCTTAGCTCCGTCAATTTCCTCACAGATCTATGGTAATTTCCGTAGTATGGAAACAACCATTCTTCGTGCAGGTGAACAATTCGGTGCTTTTTACGGCTATCAAGTGGCTGGAATCTACCAAAGTGACAATGATGTCTCTACCTCGCCATCTTACGCTGGTGCACGCCCTGGAGGACTCAAGTTTGCTGACGTAAACGGAGATGGTGTTATCAATGATGCCGATCGGACCATCATCGGATCACCGCACCCTGATTTCATCTATTCTTTGGCGATTAACACGGCGTACAAGAACTTTGATTTCTCTATGTTTTTCTACGGATCTCAAGGCAATGATGTGTATGATGCAACACGTTACTATACCGACTTTAGCGTATTTTCCGGACAGAAAAGTGCGCGATTGATCGATTCTTGGAGCCCAGAGAACCCAGGCAGTTCAGTGCCTTCGCCGACCTTGAATGCTTCAACCTTTGAGTATGCATCCTCTTCGTATTATGTGCAAGATGCTAGTTTCTTAAAGCTTAGAACGATGCAGTTGGGTTACAACCTACCTGTAAAGAACCTTTTTGGTCAAGACACTTCGGTGAGTAGATTGCGGGTGTACTTGGGCGTGAACAACGTGTTCACCATTACCAAATATGATGGATTGGATCCAGAAGTTACAGCGACACCTAGTGACTATCCAGCACTCGGTGTGGATTTCGGAAGTTATCCGCAAGCTC